The DNA segment TATTGAATACATGGAACAAAAAAACGACAAGAAGGTAATCCGCTCATGGGCATTCTTCGACTGGGCAAATTCTGCTTATAACCTGGTCATCACCTCAACTATATTTCCGGCCTATTATACCATTATTACCACCACGAAGGAACATGGCGACCAGGTCATTTTTTTTGGTCACCAGTTTACCAATACGGCCCTGTCCAATTATGCGCTTTCTTTTGCCTACCTGATCATGGTGATCCTGATGCCCATCCTGACTTCGATGGCCGATTACAGGGGGAACAAGAAGGTTTTTATGAAATTGTTTACCTATATAGGGGGGATTGCCTGTATGGGTCTGTATTTTTTTAAGCTGGACACACTGGAGCTGGGCATCATTTGTTTCGTAATTGCAGCGATTGGCTATGTAGGTGGTGTGGTATTCAACAATTCTTATCTGCCTGAGATTGCTACACCAGACCAGCAGGATAAGGTGAGTGCGAAGGGCTATTCCTATGGTTATGTGGGCAGTGTGCTGTTGCAGCTGATCTGTTTTGTTTTTGTACTGAAGCCTGAATTGTTTGGGATTACGGATCTTTCTTTTCCACCCCGGCTATCGTTTTTGCTGGTTGGTTTGTGGTGGATCGGTTTTGCACAGATCTCTTTCAGGAAACTGCCGCCTGGCAGCCCCAATTATGTGGCCATCAATAAGCATGTGATCCATAGTGGTTTTCAGGAACTGGCTAAAGTTTGGAAACAGTTAAGACACCTGGAATTTCTGAAGAAGTTTTTACCTGCTTTCTTCTTTTACTCGATGGGTGTGCAGACCATTATGCTTGCTGCTGCAGGTTTCGGCGAAAAAACACTGAACCTGGGAACAGCCAAACTGATTGCTGTAATTTTAATTATACAGCTGGTGGCCATTGCCGGTGCCATGCTGATGTCGCGTTTTGCCGAAAAGTTTGGAAATGTACGGGTGCTGATCTTTGTGGTGTTCATCTGGATAGGGGCCTGCGGCTGCGCTTATTTTGTCAGCAATGAATACCAGTTTTATGCATTGGCTGCAGTTGTAGGGATGATTATGGGCGGGATCCAGTCTTTATCCAGGTCTACCTACTCTAAATTTTTACCGGCTAATACGCCTGACACCGCCTCTTTTTTTAGTTTTTATGACGTTACAGAGAAACTGGCCATTGTGATCGGACTGTTCAGCTTTGCTTTTATAGAGGAAGCAACAGGTAGCATGCGGAATTCAATTATTGCTTTGGCATCATTTTTCGTTATAGGTTTGGTATTTTTGCTGCTGCTTAGAAAAGTTGAAATGAAATGAAGATAGAATTATTTATACCCTGTTTTGTTGACCAATTGTATCCTGAAACTGCATTTAATACCGTTAAATTGCTGGAGAAGGCAGGATGCCAGGTGTTTTATAATTCTGAACAGACCTGTTGCGGACAGCCTGCCTATAATGCCGGTTACTGGGAACAGGCCAAGGAAACGGGGATCAAGTTTTTAAACGATTTTTCGGAAACAGATTATATTGTAGCCCCATCGGCCTCTTGTGTGGGGATGGTGAAAAATGGCTTTAACGACTTGTTTACCAATACCATTGTACATAACAAGTGCAGGAGTATACAGAGTAATATATTTGAGCTTTCCGATTTTCTGGTGAACGTACTGAAGAAGGATTATTTTGGTGCAGAACTGGATGGAAAAGCGGTGTACCATGATTCCTGCAGCGGACTGCGGGAATGTAAAATTAAAGAGGAGCCCAGGCTGCTGCTGTCTAAAGTGCATGGCCTGGAGATGGTGGAAATGAAAGACACGGATATGTGCTGCGGATTTGGTGGGACCTTTGCGGTTAAATTTGATTCCATATCCTCGGCCATGGCCCAGCAAAAGGTAAACAATGCCCTGGAACAGGGTGCGGAATTCATCATTTCGACAGATCTGTCCTGTCTGATGCACCTGCAGGGATACATTGATAAAAACAATATTCCGCTTAAAACCATGCATTTAGCCGATGTACTGACAAATGGCTGGCTGGAAAGTACAGAATATTGATTAACTTTGCTTTTGACAAAAAGATCACCTTGTAAGTGATTGTTTAAATTTTTTTAATAAACTTAAATCATAGTTGTAGATGATTAACATTACACTCCCTGACGGCTCCAGCCGCCAGTATGAAAAGGGCACAACTGCCCATCAAATTGCTTTATCAATTTCTGAGGGCCTTGCCCGCAATGTTTTAGCCGCCGAAGTGAACGGCGAAGTATGGGATTCGTCGAGGCCTATTGAAGGGGATGCCACTGTAAAATTGCTGACCTGGAACGATCAGGCCGGTAAAGCTACTTTCTGGCATTCATCGGCCCACATTATGGCCGAAGCCTTGGAAGCCCTGTATCCTGGAACCAAGTTTGGGATAGGACCTGCAATTGAGACCGGTTTTTATTATGATGTAGATTTTGGTGACCGGGAGTTCTCGTCGGACGATTTTAAAGAGATTGAGGCGAAGATCCTGGAGCTGGCCAGGCAGAAAGAGGTTTTTGAACGTAAGGCCGTCAGTAAAGCTGATGCCATTAAATATTTTGAAGAAAAGGGTGATGAGTACAAACTGGACCTTTTAGAAGGTTTGCAAGATGGGAAGATCACTTTTTATACCCAGGGTGAATTTACAGATCTTTGCCGCGGCCCGCATATCCCGAATACGGGTTTTGTGAAGGCTGTAAAGTTAATGAATGTGGCCGGGGCCTATTGGCGCGGAGATGAGACAAGGAAGCAGCTGACACGTATTTATGGGGTTACTTTCCCGAAAGCGAGCGAGCTTACCGAGTATCTGCACATGATAGAAGAGGCAAAGAAAAGAGACCATCGTAAACTGGGTAAAGAACTGGAACTTTTTGCTTTTTCTGAAAAAGTAGGGATGGGACTGCCTTTATGGCTGCCTAAAGGCGCTGCTTTGCGTGAGCGTTTGGTGCAGTTTTTAACCAGGGCCCAGGCCAAGGCCGGCTATGAACAGGTCGTAACCCCGCACATCGGACATAAAAATTTATACATCACATCGGGCCATTACGAAAAATATGGTAAGGATGCTTTCCAGCCGATAAAGACACCGCAGGAGGGAGAAGAGTTTTTCCTGAAGCCGATGAACTGTCCGCACCATTGCGAGATCTATAAAACAAAACCCCGTTCTTATAAAGACCTGCCATTGCGTTTTGCTGAATTTGGTACGGTATACCGTTATGAACAGAGCGGGGAACTACATGGTTTAACCCGTGTAAGGGGCTTTACGCAGGATGATGCACATTTGTTCTGCAGGCCGGACCAGGTAAAGGAGGAGTTTAAAAAAGTAATTGACCTGGTATTGTATGTGTTTAAATCTTTGGGCTTTGACGATTACACTGCGCAGGTTTCTCTAAGGGATCCGGAAAACAAGGCGAAATATATTGGCAGCGATGAAAACTGGCGCCTGGCAGAGACCGCAATTATAGAGGCTGCTGATGAAAAAGGCTTGCCGACTGTAGTGGAATATGGTGAAGCTGCTTTTTACGGGCCGAAACTGGATTTTATGGTAAAGGATGCATTGGGCAGAAAATGGCAGCTGGGTACCATTCAGGTGGATTATAATTTACCAGAGCGTTTTGAACTGGAATATACCGGAAGCGACAACCAGAAACACAGACCGGTGATGATCCATAGGGCTCCTTTTGGCTCACTGGAAAGGTTTATTGCGGTTTTGATTGAACATTGCGCCGGAAACTTCCCTTTATGGCTTTCACCTGAACAGTTCATTATCCTGCCGATCTCAGAAAAGTATGAAGATTATGCAAAAAAAGTTTCAGATGAATTAAATAATTCCGATATTCGCGGGCTGATTGACTTTCGTGATGAAAAGATTGGAAGGAAAATCAGGGACGCAGAGGTCAAAAAAATCCCTTATATGCTGATTATCGGCGAAAAGGAGATGGCTGAAGGGAAGGCTTCGGTGAGGAAGCATGGAGAAGGAGATTTAGGCGAAATGACCCTTCAGGAGTTTAGTGAATTATTAATTAAAGAAATAACAGTTTAAATAAGATACAAATTTGGCATTAGGCAGACCAGGATTTAACAGGGGACCACGTCCTCCTTTTAAGAAAAAAGAAGCAGAACATAATATTAATCAGTTTATCAGGGCACAAGAGGTAAGATTAGCTGGAGATAATGTTGAACCAGGGATCTATCCTTTGGCAAAAGCTTTGGCCCTTGCCGACGAACTGGAACTGGATTTGGTAGAGATCTCTCCGAATGCGGTACCCCCGGTTTGCAGAATTATTGATTACAGTAAGTTTGTTTACGAGCAGAAGAAAAAGCAGAAAGAGATTAAAGCAAATGCGAAGCAGACTGTAATTAAAGAGATCAGGTTTGGACCCAATACCAATGACCACGATTTTCAGTTTAAACTAAAACATGCCATTAGTTTTCTGGAAAATGGGGAAAAAGTTAGGGCTTATGTTCATTTTAAAGGTAGGGCAATTGTTTATAAAGAGCAGGGAGAAATCTTACTGTTGAAATTTGCCCAGGCTTTAGAAGATATAGGGAAGGTTGAACTGTTGCCTAAGTTAGAAGGTAAGCGTATGTTTTTAACGCTTGCACCCAAAGTTGCTAAGAAATAAATAAATTACATAAATAAACACAGGTTATGCCAAAAATGAAAACCAATTCCAGTGCTAAAAAGCGTTTTTCGCTTACTGGAACAGGTAAAATCGCAAGGAAGAACGCCTACAAAAGCCACATCTTAACCAAGATGTCGACTAAACGTAAGCGTAACTTAGGTCAAACATCAATGGTGTCTGACGCTGACATGGGCAACGTTAAACGTATGCTTTGCATCGGTAAATAATTAAATTTTTAACCAGGTACCCGGTAGTAAGTTTGCTGTAATACGCAACACCGTTTATCAAAAACAACAAAAACATGCCACGTTCGGTAAACGCAGTAGCTTCGAGAAGAAGAAGGAAAAAGGTCTTAAATTTAGCCAAAGGCTATTGGGGATCAAGAAGCAAGGTTTTCACCATTGCTAAAAATACGGTAGAAAAAGGTTTGCAATATGCATACCGTGACCGTAAAGTTAAGAAAAGAGAATTCCGCGGATTGTGGATCCAGCGTATCAATGCCGGAGCACGTCAGCACGGTATATCTTACTCTCAGTTAATCGGTAAATTAGCTGCTAAAAATATTGGTTTGAACCGTAAAGTTTTAGCTGATTTAGCAATGAACCATCCGGAAGCTTTTAAAGCGGTAATTGATACAGTAAAATAGATTATCAATAATATTTTATTGAAAAGGGGGCTGATATTGCCCCCTTTTTTTATGCTTTATGGTTTAGAGGTTGATGTATTTGCCGGCCCTTAGGATACTTTCCCGGTCGACAATACTCATTTTTGGGATTTTGCCCAATACTTTTACTTTGCTGTACTGGCTGATGTAGGCCTCAGTTTCGGGATTGGGTGTTCCGTTAAATATGAGACCTTCTACGTTAATGCTGTGCGCTTTGAAGACTTCAAGTGTAAGCAGGGTATGGTTGATGCTGCCCAGGTAGTTTTGGGATACAACGATTACTTTTGCATTTAGGGCTTTGATGAGGTCGAGTATCAGCTCATTGTCGTTAAGCGGGACCATTAAGCCTCCGGCGCCTTCGATGACCAGATTGTTGTCTGTTGCTGGTGGTCTGATGGCCTCAATACTGATCTGCACACCGTCTATCCTGGCCGAAAGGTGTGGGGAGAGTGGTTGCCCCAGCCTGTATTTTTCGGGGTGGACAATGGTTTTGGGGTTACTGACCAGGTGCTTGATGAACAGGCTGTCGCTGATCTCCAGGTCTCCGGATTGTATGGGTTTCCAGTAATCGGCCTGCAGTTTTTCTGTGAGGATGGCGCTGACCACAGTTTTGCCTATGCCTGTGCCGATACCTGTAATGAAATAAGTATTGTTATTCATGGGGCTTGATTGCTTTTAGTTCGTTAACCAGGGTTTCTATCTCTTCGTTTGTATTGAACAGGTGCAGACAGATCCTTAACCTTTCCCGGCCTTCTGCTACGGTAGGGCTCAAGATGGCCTTTACATCTAGGCCTTTATACTGAAGTGCAGCGGCGGCAGTTTTGGCCTCGCTGCTGTTTTGGTATAAAATGGTATGTACAGCACTTCTGCTTTGGGTGACAGGTAAAGAGGTTTGCCCGATGAGGTAGAGGTAATGTGCTATTTTATCACTGATCAGCTGGGGATAGTCTGTTTCCTGCAGCAGCTGATAAGCAGCCTTTATAGTGGCAATGGTATGAAGAGGTGCTGCCGTAGTGTAAATGAAGGGTCTGGCGAAATTGATGAGGTATTCCCTGAGGTTGTGGCTGCCCAATACAATAGCGCCATGGCAGCCCATTGCTTTTCCGAAGGTGACAATGCGTGCAAACACCTTATTTTGCAGGCCCATTGCCTGGACCAGTCCGGCGCCCTGCCGGCCGAATATGCCGGTTGCGTGGGCTTCATCAACAATTAAACTGGCCTGGTATTGCTGGCACAGGGTACTGATTTCCTGCAGGGGGGGCATGTCGCCATCCATAGAGTAAACACTTTCAATAACTACATATATACTACCTTTGGCAGCTTTTAGCTTGGTTTCAAGATCATGCAGGTCATTGTGTTTAAAGCTATAACGGTTTGCATAGCTTAGGCGGGCACCATCGATGAGGCTGGCATGGACCAGTTCGTCACAGATAACGGTATCGCCCCGCTGGGCCAGGGCGGAGAGGAGCCCAACATTGGCATCATAGCCGGAATTAAAGATCAGTCCGGCTGCAGCCTCATGGAAACCGGCAATGTATTGTTCCGTTTCCTCTGTAAAAATATGGTTGCCGCTTAATAAACGTGAGCCGGTGGCCCCGTTCTTATAAGCAGGGATTTGGGCAAGCAGGTTTTGTGCTTTTGTTTTCAGTTCGGCAGAACCAGCAAAGCCCAGGTAATCATTGGAGGAGAAGTCGCAGGCAAAGGTATTTGCAGGCAGTTTTCGTAGAATACCCTTATCTGTTCTTTGCTGTAATTTATTGAGGATAAACTGCTCCGCCTGGTGCATTAGTTTTTGTTTAGCTGGGAGATGGATTTTTGCATTTGGGCCATCATGGCACTCAAGGTTTCTATAGTAGGTTCCGGGGTTGGTTCAGGCAAAGAAGTTGAAATGTATGCCTTTGCCTTCCAGATTTCCATGATGTCATCTGCAGCAACGGTATAGGGATCGTAGATCTTATTGTCTGAGATTAGCTTAAGCTCTTTATTTTCTTTAAAACGGTTTCCTGCCCTTTTGTAAACGACACCTTCCGTTCTGCTTACAATGATATAGGTTTCACCTGTTTTAACGTCGTTCCAGTTGTCCATATATTCTGCAACGATCACACTTCCAGGCTGTATGGGCAGCATAGAATCGCCTACAATTTCGAAGGCCCTGAAGGTACCATGTTTTAAAAAGGGGAGTGGAAGCTGAAATCTGGGTAGTTCTTTGATGTATTGAGGGTCTGCAAATCCGTTGAGATAGCCGGCACTTGCCTTTACGGGAACCATTTCTATATTCTCGTTGTCATCTTTGTCTACCGATATACTTAATATCCGCAAGTTAGATCCCTGGCTTTTTGGCTTGGGTTTCCAGTCGTCATTGATATTTTCGTTGATAAACTCATCTATTGTCAGGTCGAAATATTCTGCTATTTTTTTTAGCAAATCATATTTGGGTTCAGCCCGGTCTTCCTCGTATGCCCCAATAAGAGATCGCTTAATTTGCATAGCATCAGCGAATTGCTGTTGTGTATGGCCTTTTTTCTTTCTTAAGTACTTCAGGTTGCTTGAAATATTTGACATAAAATAAAATTTTAAAATAAATTTGTTTTTGCTAATATTATTAGTATTATTGTGCCAATAAAGTTAGTTATATTTATTATTGTACAAATATATACTAATTTATTTAGTTGTAAGCAATTTTATAGATAGTTATGAAAAAATTTGTGTACGTGGTAACAGACAGGAACAGGACCAGTTTACATGTTGGGATGAGTTCCGATCTAATTAAGACATTAGATTTCTACAAACAAATGCCTTGTTTATTGTTTGACAGCGGGCAGCAGCTCACGCGATTGGTTTACTTTGAAGAGTTAAAGACAGAGGCCCAGGCGTTGAGCCGCTTTAAGCTGATCAGCAGGTTTACACGAACACAAAAAGAAAGGCTGGTACGTTCCTGTAACCCAGACTGGATAGATCTTACTATAGGATTGGATTTTGAGCACATTACGACCAACAAGAAGATGGTCAATCAGGTAAACCTGTCGTTCAGTATACTTTCTTAGTGCTCTCTTAATTTGGTGCTCTCACGCTCTCAGGCGCTCTCAACGCTCTCACGCTCTCACGCTCTCACGCTCTCAGATTGTTAACAGTACATTTTTAACTAAATGTACTGTTAACTGAGGGCTTACCATCCCGGGGCAAAAGTAAGGCCGAATACACCTGCTGAGATATCTTTACGCTGGAATGGAATGGCATAATAAGGTTCGAGTACAAAGTAACCGAATACATTAACACGTAAAGATATACCCACACTTAATGCCGGAACACGTTCGTTGGTACCGGTATATACCGGATTATTGTTGAGGTCTTTAACCGGCAGGCCGTCAGACCCCAGCTTGGGTCTGATGTTATTGGTGGGCTGGTTTTTAAATACCACTTTAGAGTCTTCGTTCCAGGCCAGACCGGCATCAAAGAAGAGATTCAGGTCTGTAAAGAGAAATTTAGAAGGAATGGCAGACAGCTTTTTTGGACCTGTAAAAGGAAGCCGGAGTTCAAAATTAAATACAGCCATTTTACTTCCTGAAAGCTGGTTGATATCAAAACCATTACTGGTTCCGGTACTCCCACTATTGTATAAGGAATTCGCTTCATAACCTCTGATGAAATATGGGTATCCTACATATAGCGGGTATAAGTTTTCGCCGTCTTTACCAATCCTCAGGTAGTTATAGCTTCTGGCAGCGATGGTAATGGGTTTTAAGCGCCAGTATTTTCTTACATCAATGGTTGCTGCCGAGAATTTGTAATCACCAAAATACTGTTCCATGCCCAGGCGGTACCTGAAACCCTCCAGAGGTGAGGTGATGCCATTGATGGAATTGTCGCCCACAAAAGAAGCATTGAGCTGGAAGATGCTAAAGCTTTTGAGCGGAACTCCCAGATCATTGGTCGCTTCGCTCAGTGGTACTTTTCTTTTGTCCGAAGTGATGTAATAACCGGGATAACCATTCAGGTTCTCATAGTAATTGCTGATGCGGTCTACCCTGTAGCTGTAACGTGAGAATGCACCACCTGTTTCAAAACGGTGTACCTTATTGAAAGGGTAGGCACCAAATACCTGTGCCTGGTCTTCAAATGTACGGATCAGGTTGGTCCTGTCGTCAATTACGCTAACCGGAGTTCCATTGTTGTCCAGTGTAGTTTGAACAATTTCTCGGAAACCGGTGATATAAGGGATATGCGATAAAGCTACGCCCCAGTTGATCCGGTTTTGCTGGTTGATGTAACCCACCAGTCCCCCGAAATCATAGATCTCCCCGTTTACAGAAAGGTTGGCAACGATCTGGTTACGACCAAGTATATCGCTGAACATTCCGACAATACCACCCTGTACACCAGTACCGAAGCGGCTGGTGGAAACACCTACGCCGCTGTTGGCGAGGTAGTCCAGCTTAAATTTAGGCTTGTAAGGCACAAGGCGCATAGAATCTGCTATGGTTTTTTCAAAGCGTTCAAAATTGCCGAGGTTGGAGTTTACAATGTCAACACCAATGGTTTCCATGGGTGGCAGCACGGCAGCATCAAAATTTACTGCATTGGCATCTACCGGTTTTGAACGGAAACTGCTGATCGGGGAGTTGTATAAAGTATAACGCTGCGAACGGTAGTAGCTGTACACGATGTCGTCATTTCTGGATACGGAGATGGCCGGAGAAAATTCCGTAATGCCACTGATCCCCGTAAAATAATCGGTTAGCTGTTTAACCGTATTGTCGGCCAGGTTGTACGCATAAAGATTCCTGAACCCGTCCCTGTTGGATAAGAAAAAGAGCCTTTTGCTGTCGCCAGAAAACTGGGCATTGAGGTTATTGGCGCCAGGGAATACGGGGATATCAGTTAAAGTTTTGCTTTCAATATCGTAAATACTCAGGTTGATGGAGTGGACTGCCGTATTGTTGTTTTTAGTTATAGAGGCCCTGTCTGATGAAAAGGCTATTTTCTTTCCATCCTGTGAATAGGCGGGGGCATAGTCTGAATAGGCGTCATTGGTAATCTGGGTAACCTTTTTCGTTTTAAGGTTATAAGAGAAGATATCACTTTGGCCCTGTATCATTCCGGAGAAAGCGATGTCATCGCCATTTGGCGACCAGGACAAGTTGCCAAACTGCGCCACATCGCCCATGTCTGCACGCAAGGCAACGCTGCCATTGTCTATATTGATGATCATCAGCTGGTTTTTGCCCTTGCTGAAAATGCTAAAGGCAAATTGTTTACCGTCTGGCGACCAGGTACCTGCAGATTCGAGGAAGTTAAAATCGTCGATATGTGAATTGGCGACCTGGCTGCTGAGCTTTCTGATAATTTTACCGGTTTTTGCATCGGCGAGAAAGAGGTCTATTCCAAAAAGATCTTTTTCAGATAAGAAGGCAAGGTATTTGCCATCCGGACTAATAGAGGGCGCTACGTTCATGTTCCCTGCATTTTTATTGTCGATGATCTTTGTTCCGGTAATCCTGATCTGGGAGCTGTCTGCCCTTAACATAGGGCGGTAATGCGCTTCAATGGCATTTTTCCAGAGACCTGAAAGCGTCCTGTCATCATACCCGAAGGTATACCTCAATCCGTTCTCATAACCATATTTTGCGGTGGCCTTAAATAAGGGAACGATGGTGGTATCGCCATATACAGAGCCAACAAAAGTCCAGAATGCCTGTCCATATCTGTAGGGAAAATATTTATTGGAATTGGTAAGGTCTTTTAAGGAAGGGATATCCCTGTTCAGCAAAGCGTCCCTCATCCACATGGAAGTGAAGGCATCCGTTTTTCCTACAGAAAGGTACTCGGCCATACCCTCTATCATCCATAAGGGGATCTGGCTTACATTTTCCAGGTTGACAGAATCTTTTTCCAGTAAAAGGTGGTATTGAAAAGCATGTACCAGCTCATGACCTAAAACATGCCGTGTTTGGTTATTCAGCTCCATCACCGGCATGATTACCCTGTTTTTAAAAGCTTCTGTAACCCCGCCGGTTCCTATGCCAACCTCGCCCTGCAGGGCAGTGGTTTGCTGAAAATCAGGATGGTTATTGTAAAGTATGATCGGGTTCTTTTTCAGAAAGGTATCCCTGAAAATCTCCTGGTGCATTTTATACCAGGTCTCTGCATCCTGGGCAAATTTCTGTATCAGCTGTTCATTTTTAAGGTAATAGTAGATCTCGAAATGTGGGGTCTGCAGTACTTTAAACTTCTCATTGTTGTAGCGAACCCTGTTTTGTCCGAAATACTGGGCATGAAGGGAGGTAGAAAACATCGTGAAGATGAACAGAACAGGAATTAATCTTTTGAGGAAAGTATAGCTTTTATTCATATCGCTTGTATTTCAAGAGTTGGTTTTAAATTTACGCAAAATAGTAATACCTAGATTGCAGCTTATTTAAGCAATGTGTAAACAACCAGGTTTACTGATTGCCGTTTTTCTTTTTTTCTCTTTCTTCCTGGCGTT comes from the Pedobacter heparinus DSM 2366 genome and includes:
- a CDS encoding MFS transporter — its product is MEQKNDKKVIRSWAFFDWANSAYNLVITSTIFPAYYTIITTTKEHGDQVIFFGHQFTNTALSNYALSFAYLIMVILMPILTSMADYRGNKKVFMKLFTYIGGIACMGLYFFKLDTLELGIICFVIAAIGYVGGVVFNNSYLPEIATPDQQDKVSAKGYSYGYVGSVLLQLICFVFVLKPELFGITDLSFPPRLSFLLVGLWWIGFAQISFRKLPPGSPNYVAINKHVIHSGFQELAKVWKQLRHLEFLKKFLPAFFFYSMGVQTIMLAAAGFGEKTLNLGTAKLIAVILIIQLVAIAGAMLMSRFAEKFGNVRVLIFVVFIWIGACGCAYFVSNEYQFYALAAVVGMIMGGIQSLSRSTYSKFLPANTPDTASFFSFYDVTEKLAIVIGLFSFAFIEEATGSMRNSIIALASFFVIGLVFLLLLRKVEMK
- a CDS encoding (Fe-S)-binding protein — encoded protein: MKIELFIPCFVDQLYPETAFNTVKLLEKAGCQVFYNSEQTCCGQPAYNAGYWEQAKETGIKFLNDFSETDYIVAPSASCVGMVKNGFNDLFTNTIVHNKCRSIQSNIFELSDFLVNVLKKDYFGAELDGKAVYHDSCSGLRECKIKEEPRLLLSKVHGLEMVEMKDTDMCCGFGGTFAVKFDSISSAMAQQKVNNALEQGAEFIISTDLSCLMHLQGYIDKNNIPLKTMHLADVLTNGWLESTEY
- the thrS gene encoding threonine--tRNA ligase encodes the protein MINITLPDGSSRQYEKGTTAHQIALSISEGLARNVLAAEVNGEVWDSSRPIEGDATVKLLTWNDQAGKATFWHSSAHIMAEALEALYPGTKFGIGPAIETGFYYDVDFGDREFSSDDFKEIEAKILELARQKEVFERKAVSKADAIKYFEEKGDEYKLDLLEGLQDGKITFYTQGEFTDLCRGPHIPNTGFVKAVKLMNVAGAYWRGDETRKQLTRIYGVTFPKASELTEYLHMIEEAKKRDHRKLGKELELFAFSEKVGMGLPLWLPKGAALRERLVQFLTRAQAKAGYEQVVTPHIGHKNLYITSGHYEKYGKDAFQPIKTPQEGEEFFLKPMNCPHHCEIYKTKPRSYKDLPLRFAEFGTVYRYEQSGELHGLTRVRGFTQDDAHLFCRPDQVKEEFKKVIDLVLYVFKSLGFDDYTAQVSLRDPENKAKYIGSDENWRLAETAIIEAADEKGLPTVVEYGEAAFYGPKLDFMVKDALGRKWQLGTIQVDYNLPERFELEYTGSDNQKHRPVMIHRAPFGSLERFIAVLIEHCAGNFPLWLSPEQFIILPISEKYEDYAKKVSDELNNSDIRGLIDFRDEKIGRKIRDAEVKKIPYMLIIGEKEMAEGKASVRKHGEGDLGEMTLQEFSELLIKEITV
- the infC gene encoding translation initiation factor IF-3, which gives rise to MALGRPGFNRGPRPPFKKKEAEHNINQFIRAQEVRLAGDNVEPGIYPLAKALALADELELDLVEISPNAVPPVCRIIDYSKFVYEQKKKQKEIKANAKQTVIKEIRFGPNTNDHDFQFKLKHAISFLENGEKVRAYVHFKGRAIVYKEQGEILLLKFAQALEDIGKVELLPKLEGKRMFLTLAPKVAKK
- the rpmI gene encoding 50S ribosomal protein L35 produces the protein MPKMKTNSSAKKRFSLTGTGKIARKNAYKSHILTKMSTKRKRNLGQTSMVSDADMGNVKRMLCIGK
- the rplT gene encoding 50S ribosomal protein L20; this encodes MPRSVNAVASRRRRKKVLNLAKGYWGSRSKVFTIAKNTVEKGLQYAYRDRKVKKREFRGLWIQRINAGARQHGISYSQLIGKLAAKNIGLNRKVLADLAMNHPEAFKAVIDTVK
- the bioD gene encoding dethiobiotin synthase; its protein translation is MNNNTYFITGIGTGIGKTVVSAILTEKLQADYWKPIQSGDLEISDSLFIKHLVSNPKTIVHPEKYRLGQPLSPHLSARIDGVQISIEAIRPPATDNNLVIEGAGGLMVPLNDNELILDLIKALNAKVIVVSQNYLGSINHTLLTLEVFKAHSINVEGLIFNGTPNPETEAYISQYSKVKVLGKIPKMSIVDRESILRAGKYINL
- a CDS encoding aminotransferase class I/II-fold pyridoxal phosphate-dependent enzyme: MHQAEQFILNKLQQRTDKGILRKLPANTFACDFSSNDYLGFAGSAELKTKAQNLLAQIPAYKNGATGSRLLSGNHIFTEETEQYIAGFHEAAAGLIFNSGYDANVGLLSALAQRGDTVICDELVHASLIDGARLSYANRYSFKHNDLHDLETKLKAAKGSIYVVIESVYSMDGDMPPLQEISTLCQQYQASLIVDEAHATGIFGRQGAGLVQAMGLQNKVFARIVTFGKAMGCHGAIVLGSHNLREYLINFARPFIYTTAAPLHTIATIKAAYQLLQETDYPQLISDKIAHYLYLIGQTSLPVTQSRSAVHTILYQNSSEAKTAAAALQYKGLDVKAILSPTVAEGRERLRICLHLFNTNEEIETLVNELKAIKPHE
- a CDS encoding XRE family transcriptional regulator, producing MSNISSNLKYLRKKKGHTQQQFADAMQIKRSLIGAYEEDRAEPKYDLLKKIAEYFDLTIDEFINENINDDWKPKPKSQGSNLRILSISVDKDDNENIEMVPVKASAGYLNGFADPQYIKELPRFQLPLPFLKHGTFRAFEIVGDSMLPIQPGSVIVAEYMDNWNDVKTGETYIIVSRTEGVVYKRAGNRFKENKELKLISDNKIYDPYTVAADDIMEIWKAKAYISTSLPEPTPEPTIETLSAMMAQMQKSISQLNKN
- a CDS encoding GIY-YIG nuclease family protein codes for the protein MKKFVYVVTDRNRTSLHVGMSSDLIKTLDFYKQMPCLLFDSGQQLTRLVYFEELKTEAQALSRFKLISRFTRTQKERLVRSCNPDWIDLTIGLDFEHITTNKKMVNQVNLSFSILS